A region from the Cannabis sativa cultivar Pink pepper isolate KNU-18-1 chromosome 9, ASM2916894v1, whole genome shotgun sequence genome encodes:
- the LOC115723274 gene encoding uncharacterized protein LOC115723274, with translation MDTVRAWVNKLKSKEKVRSSKSKETTTTSNVKEGLKAPASEEVPSTVTKQKVAAAKQYIENHYKKQMKSLQERRERRNVLEKKLADAEVSEEEQSNLLKYLEKKETEYMRLQRHKMGADDFEPLTMIGKGAFGEVRVCREKATGHVYAMKKLKKSEMLRRGQVEHVKAERNLLAEVDSNCIVKLYCSFQDEEYLYLIMEYLPGGDMMTLLMRKDTLTEDEARFYVGETVLAIESIHKHNYIHRDIKPDNLLLDKDGHMKLSDFGLCKPLDCSNLQEKDFSVGNNLSGALQSDGRPVAPKRTQQEQLQHWQRNRRMLAYSTVGTPDYIAPEVLLKKGYGMECDWWSLGAIMYEMLVGYPPFYSDEPMSTCRKIVNWRTHLKFPEEARLSPEAKDLISKLLCNVDQRLGTKGADEIKAHPWFNGIEWDKLYQMKAAFIPEVNDELDTQNFEKFDEGENEIQSSSKAGPWRKMLSSKDINFVGYTYKNFEIVNDHQLPGIAELKKKSTKSKRPSIKTLFDDESAVATNQQPVQGSFLKLLPPQLELPEKQSESK, from the exons ATGGACACTGTGAGGGCTTGGGTCAATAAGTTGAAATCAAAGGAAAAGGTGAGGTCATCGAAAAGCAAGGAAACTACAACAACAAGCAATGTGAAAGAGGGATTGAAAGCACCTGCAAGTGAAGAAGTACCTTCAACTGTAACGAAACAGAAGGTCGCAGCTGCAAAGCAGTATATAGAAAATCATTACAAGAAGCAGATGAAAAGCTTGCAGGAGAGGAGAGAACG ACGTAATGTACTTGAAAAGAAGTTGGCCGATGCTGAAGTCTCCGAGGAAGAGCAGAGCAACTTACTCAAGTATTTGGAGAAGAAGGAAACGGAATACATGCGTCTTCAAAGGCATAAAATGGGTGCTGATGATTTTGAGCCATTAACAATGATTGGGAAGGGTGCATTTGGAGAG GTTAGAGTGTGTAGAGAAAAAGCAACAGGTCATGTATATGCAATGAAGAAGCTAAAGAAGTCAGAGATGCTTCGCAGAGGCCAA GTTGAACATGTGAAAGCTGAAAGGAATCTACTTGCAGAGGTTGACAGTAATTGCATTGTCAAACTATATTGTTCCTTTCAAGACGAGGAATATTTATATCTCATCATGGAATATCTTCCTGGTGGAGATATGATGACTTTACTGATGCGGAAGGACACTTTGACTGAAGATGAGGCTAGGTTTTATGTCGGAGAAACAGTGCTTGCTATTGAATCGATTCATAAACATAATTATATTCATAG AGATATCAAACCTGACAACTTGCTGCTCGACAAAGATGGTCACATGAAATTATCAGATTTCGGATTGTGTAAACCACTGGACTGTAGTAATCTCCAAGAAAAAGATTTTTCTGTTGGAAACAACCTTAGCGGGGCTCTTCAGAGTGATGGACGGCCTGTTGCACCAAAACGCACCCAACAGGAGCAATTGCAGCACTGGCAGAGAAATAGAAGAATGCTT GCTTATTCTACTGTTGGAACACCTGACTATATTGCCCCCGAGGTTCTGCTGAAGAAAGGATATGGGATGGAATGTGATTG GTGGTCACTTGGTGCCATCATGTACGAAATGCTTGTGGGATATCCACCCTTTTACTCGGATGAACCTATGTCAACCTGCAGGAAG ATAGTAAATTGGAGAACCCATTTGAAATTTCCAGAAGAAGCAAGGCTTTCTCCGGAGGCAAAGGACCTGATTAGTAAACTCTTATGTAATGTTGATCAGAGGCTTGGAACCAAAGGGGCGGATGAAATTAAG GCTCATCCATGGTTCAATGGTATTGAGTGGGACAAGTTGTATCAAATGAAAGCTGCATTTATTCCTGAGGTCAATGATGAATTGGATACTCAGAACTTTGAGAAGTTTGATGAG GGTGAGAACGAAATTCAAAGCTCATCAAAAGCAGGCCcgtggagaaag ATGCTGTCATCTAAGGACATCAACTTTGTGGGATACACATATAAAAACTTCGAAATTGTAAACGATCATCAATTACCTGGGATAG CTGAGTTGAAAAAGAAGAGCACAAAAAGTAAAAGGCCTTCCATCAAAACCCTTTTTG ATGATGAGTCTGCTGTAGCTACTAACCAGCAACCTGTACAAGGGAGCTTTTTGAAACTTCTCCCACCCCAACTGGAACTTCCAGAGAAGCAGAGTGAATCCAAGTGA
- the LOC115722109 gene encoding uncharacterized protein LOC115722109 isoform X2, with protein MKYRYAMVCSSNQNRSMEAHALLKRQGFDVCSYGTGAHVKLPGPSLREPNVYDFGTPYKQMYDDLRRKDPELYKRNGILPMLKRNAGVKTAPQRWQNNAADGCFDVVFSFEEKVFDMVIEDLNTREHVKMKAVLVINLEVKDNHEEAAVGARLAMELCQQ; from the exons ATGAAGTACCGTTACGCGATGGTGTGTTCGTCGAACCAGAATCGAAGCATGGAGGCTCACGCCCTCCTCAAAAGGCAAGGCTTCGACGTCTGTTCTTACGGTACCGGTGCCCATGTCAAGCTCCCGGGTCCTTCCCTCCGAGAACCCAATGTCTACGATTTCGGAACTCCATACAAGCAGATGTACGACGATCTTCGCCGCAAAGATCCCGAATT GTATAAGCGTAATGGGATTTTGCCAATGCTTAAGAGAAACGCAGGTGTCAAAACGGCACCCCAGAGATGGCAGAACAACGCTGCTGATGGCTGCTTTGATGTCGTTTTCTCCTTTGAGGAAAAGGTTTTTGATATGGTCATTGAAG ATCTTAACACTCGAGAACACGTTAAAATGAAAGCCGTGTTGGTAATCAACTTAGAGGTCAAAGACAACCACGAGGAGGCAGCCGTAGGAGCTAGGCTTGCTATGGAACTATGTCAACAG tga
- the LOC115722109 gene encoding uncharacterized protein LOC115722109 isoform X1, with protein sequence MKYRYAMVCSSNQNRSMEAHALLKRQGFDVCSYGTGAHVKLPGPSLREPNVYDFGTPYKQMYDDLRRKDPELYKRNGILPMLKRNAGVKTAPQRWQNNAADGCFDVVFSFEEKVFDMVIEDLNTREHVKMKAVLVINLEVKDNHEEAAVGARLAMELCQQIEAHEMWEDSIDDVVIAFEKQHRRKLLYTVSFY encoded by the exons ATGAAGTACCGTTACGCGATGGTGTGTTCGTCGAACCAGAATCGAAGCATGGAGGCTCACGCCCTCCTCAAAAGGCAAGGCTTCGACGTCTGTTCTTACGGTACCGGTGCCCATGTCAAGCTCCCGGGTCCTTCCCTCCGAGAACCCAATGTCTACGATTTCGGAACTCCATACAAGCAGATGTACGACGATCTTCGCCGCAAAGATCCCGAATT GTATAAGCGTAATGGGATTTTGCCAATGCTTAAGAGAAACGCAGGTGTCAAAACGGCACCCCAGAGATGGCAGAACAACGCTGCTGATGGCTGCTTTGATGTCGTTTTCTCCTTTGAGGAAAAGGTTTTTGATATGGTCATTGAAG ATCTTAACACTCGAGAACACGTTAAAATGAAAGCCGTGTTGGTAATCAACTTAGAGGTCAAAGACAACCACGAGGAGGCAGCCGTAGGAGCTAGGCTTGCTATGGAACTATGTCAACAG ATTGAAGCACATGAAATGTGGGAAGATTCCATTGATGATGTTGTGATTGCTTTTGAGAAACAGCATCGGCGGAAGTTGTTATATACCGTCTCCTTCTATTGA
- the LOC115722106 gene encoding probable methyltransferase PMT3 translates to MMRGRSDGTQKKRLITSLCVVAIFLCFLYAYYGSIFGSQSHGASAIEYGSRSLRKLGYLGGDDGSDDKQESLVKVFDGDDGITPKSYPVCDGRHSELIPCLDRNLIYQMRLKLDLSLMEHYERHCPPPERKFNCLIPPPPGYKIPIKWPKSRDQVWKANIPHTHLAHEKSDQNWMVVKGEKIEFPGGGTHFHYGADKYIALIANMLNFSNNVLNNGGRLRTVLDVGCGVASFGAYLLSSDIIAMSLAPNDVHQNQIQFALERGIPAYLGVLGTKRLPYPSRSFELAHCSRCRIDWLQRDGILLLELDRLLRPGGYFAYSSPEAYAQDEEDLRIWKEMSDLVGRMCWRIAAKKNQTVIWQKPLTNDCYKQRAPGTLPPLCKTDEDPDATWGVSMEACITPYSDHDDKVKGSGLAPWPARLTAPPPRLADFGYSNDMFEKDTEIWRRRVESYWDLLSPKIESNTLRNIMDMKANMGSFAAALKAKDVWVMNVVPEDGPNTLKLIYDRGLIGSIHNWCEAYSTYPRTYDLLHAWTVFSDMEKKDCSPEDLLIEIDRILRPTGFLIIRDKQSVVDFVKKHLTALHWEAVATGDSSSDSEQDVGDEAVFVIQKKIWLTSESVRDTE, encoded by the exons ATGATGAGAGGACGATCTGATGGAACGCAAAAGAAGCGTTTAATTACTTCTCTTTGCGTTGTGGCAATCTTTCTTTGTTTCCTATATGCATATTATGGATCCATCTTTGGCTCTCAAAGTCATGGTGCATCTGCAATAGAATATGGTAGCAGATCTTTGAGAAAACTTGGATACTTGGGTGGGGATGATGGCTCTGATGACAAGCAGGAATCATTAGTAAAAGTTTTTGATGGAGATGATGGTATTACACCAAAGAGTTACCCT GTTTGTGATGGTCGACATTCGGAATTAATCCCATGCTTAGATAGAAATCTCATATACCAGATGAGATTGAAGCTGGATCTGTCTTTGATGGAGCACTATGAACGGCATTGCCCTCCTCCAGAGCGGAAGTTCAATTGCTTGATTCCTCCTCCACCAGGGTACAAG ATCCCAATCAAGTGGCCGAAAAGCAGAGACCAAGTGTGGAAAGCAAACATACCTCACACTCACCTTGCTCATGAGAAGTCAGACCAAAACTGGATGGTTGTGAAAGGTGAAAAGATAGAGTTCCCGGGTGGAGGCACACATTTTCACTATGGAGCTGATAAGTACATTGCGTTAATTGCAAAT ATGCTCAACTTTTCAAACAATGTTTTGAACAATGGAGGAAGATTAAGAACAGTTCTTGATGTTGGCTGCGGAGTTGCAAGTTTTGGAGCATACCTTCTTTCATCTGACATCATTGCAATGTCCTTGGCACCAAATGACGTGCATCAAAACCAAATCCAATTTGCTCTAGAGAGAGGAATTCCTGCTTATCTTGGTGTTTTAGGGACCAAGAGACTTCCGTATCCAAGCAGATCTTTTGAGCTTGCACATTGTTCCCGTTGTAGAATTGATTGGCTTCAAAGAGATGGGATTCTTCTTCTCGAGCTCGATAGGTTGCTGAGACCTGGAGGTTATTTTGCCTACTCTTCTCCCGAAGCCTATGCACAAGATGAAGAGGATCTAAGGATATGGAAAGAGATGAGTGATCTTGTGGGTCGCATGTGCTGGAGAATAGCTGCAAAGAAGAATCAAACTGTCATTTGGCAAAAACCACTAACAAATGACTGTTATAAGCAACGGGCACCTGGTACTTTGCCGCCTCTATGCAAAACTGATGAAGATCCAGATGCAACTTGGGGTGTCTCGATGGAAGCTTGCATTACGCCATACTCAGACC ATGATGATAAAGTTAAGGGCAGTGGATTAGCTCCTTGGCCAGCAAGATTGACTGCCCCTCCTCCACGACTTGCTGATTTTGGCTATTCAAATGATATGTTTGAAAAGGACACG GAAATTTGGCGACGAAGAGTGGAGAGTTATTGGGATTTATTGAGTCCAAAGATCGAATCAAACACACTGAGgaacataatggacatgaaagCAAACATGGGGTCGTTTGCAGCTGCTCTCAAGGCTAAGGATGTTTGGGTGATGAATGTTGTCCCCGAAGATGGCCCGAACACACTTAAGCTCATATATGACAGAGGTCTTATAGGCTCTATCCATAACTG GTGTGAAGCCTACTCAACATACCCTCGAACCTACGATTTGCTCCATGCTTGGACTGTGTTCTCTGACATGGAGAAAAAGGATTGCAGTCCCGAGGATCTGCTGATTGAGATCGATCGTATACTCAGGCCAACTGGTTTCTTAATCATCCGAGACAAACAATCGGTGGTAGATTTTGTGAAGAAGCATCTAACAGCACTACATTGGGAAGCAGTGGCAACGGGTGATTCTAGTTCAGATTCGGAGCAAGACGTAGGAGACGAGGCTGTTTTTGTTATCCAAAAGAAAATATGGCTGACCAGTGAAAGTGTCAGGGATACAGAATAA